GTAGTTGGAGTGCCCGGAACGTGTGAAAGCTTTCCAACCGTGCCCCTAGAGCAAGGAATCCCGAAGGCTTATCCAGTAATCCGGAATATGTCCTTCTCTCCAGGAATTCATTCTGGCCGGTGTATACGACCATCAGATCGGGCTGGTACTTGAGCGTCTCTTCGATTATGGGGAGAATTCTGTACGAAGCGTAAGAAATTCCACCGGCATTCAACACTTCATAGGTGTGTTGAGGATCGGCAGCGTTTAACAAATCCTGGAGCCATCGTGGAAATGAGGTCCTCCCATCGAAGGGGTGACCGTACGTTGTGGAGCCGCCGAAACAGAACACCCTTACGGTGCCCGAGGGTTTGGGTACCTTAAAAGATGCTTCGTTGAAATACCTTAGCTTTTCGGGTGCCGTATGTGCGATCCCGTTTTCCACTCTGAAAAGAGGATGAATTCCGGAAAAACCTACAAACGGATCGCCACCTTCGGTTTGGGGAGGGAATCCGGCCAATCGCAGGGCACTTTCTACCAAGAAGAAGAATGCCAAACAGACAACCAGACCGAATAGCACATCGCGGAATCGAAATCCTGCATGTTGCGTTGGTTCAGTGTCCGAAATCTTCTCTTTTCTTCCGGAAATTTGTGACTGTTCGCTTTTTTGGGCTTTGCCCGGAGCTTTCTTTATCTTGCGCGATTTCATACGGGCTTTCTACGCGTGTTACGAGACGATTCCGTCACGGTATTTAGTGCTTGAATAGTATCAACCTATTGACACAGGAAAACAAGTGCGAAGGAAAGGTCGTTCTGACGGGAACTATTTCTCATTCTCTTATTTCCAAGCATACAGACTCGAGCACAGTCTTCGGATTGCGATCGATCGCGATCGATGTGTGACCTTTGAATGAAGAAGGACTGAATTATGGCTGTAACCCTGATAAATGCATTCGAAGTCCCGCCGGGCAAAGAACAGGAAGCTCTGGAATTCTGGGAGAGAGTTGCAGAATTCATGAAAAGACAGCCTGGCTATATTTCGACGCGATTGCATAGAGCAATCGTGCCATGGGCTCGCTTTCACTTGATCAACATAGCAGAGTGGCAATCGGCAGAGGATTTTCAAGCGGTGATTGGGAGCGAAGAATTCAAGGAACTCACAGAACCTTACAGCGAGATTTTTCCCCACTATCCAGGGCTGTACGAGGTTATTCGAACCTGAGGTGATATGCTTCACAATCAGGTGATACCCATGAACCAAGGATCCACGAGAGATTTCACGAGGAAACGGCGAAGCATCTCTCTGATTCTCCGGGAACACCTTGACACGTGGGGTGTTTTAAAGGTAAGGTTCTGTGTTTTACAGGGACTCTAAAGAGGTGATGCATGCCGTCGGAGACTATCGAAACCAGAAACGAGCAGAAAGCACGATTTATCCAGCAGTCGGAAGCCCGAACAGCTTTTCTGAAAGAGAAGGGGATTCCGGAACAGAAGATCGAAAAAGATCCCCTGTTGAGGAGCATAAAAGCCAGAATCAAACAAGTGGACGCTGCGATTGCACGGATTGGCTTTCTTGACGATCAAACCAAGAAACTAAAGGAACGAAAAGAGCAGCGTTTGGCGGAGAAAGAAGCCGAGAGAGTTGCTTTGATGAAAGGCGAGATCAAGAAGAGCAAGAAGAAAGCGGAAGAAGCTCCCCCCGAGCCCAAGAAGAAGGGTGGAGGCAAAGCTCCCGCTGCAGGAAAAGGCAAGCAGGAACCCAAAAAGAAATCCAAGTAGGTGCCGAATCCGCATTCAAGGAAATCGCCGAACTGAAAGTCCTGATCTCTTCAGGGCTTTCGGATAGCATACATGGACATCACAGATATTTTTAGATGGCTTCAGAGGCTGGCTCTTCTTGCTCCGGGTTTTCTCCTGGCGGTTACGGTCCACGAGTTTACCCACGGATATGTGGCGTACAGATTGGGAGACCCCACCGCGAAAGCGATGGGCAGATTGACGTTCAACCCGATCAGTCACCTTGATCTCTTTGGGACAATCGTGCTCGTGCTCACGGGAATGATCGGCTGGGCAAAACCCGTGCCCGTCGACCCCAGATATTTGCGCCATCCGCGAAGAGATATGCTCTGGATCAGCCTGGGCGGTCCCGCTGCAAATCTTGTGACCGCAATCGCTTTGTCGCTTGTTCTGTATGCTATGATCTTGGGCACGGGTGGGCAGGTCGGACCATCTGCCGCGTACATTCTGATACCGCTGGTTGGCATTCTTCAAAAGGGAATTCTGATCAATGTGGGTTTGGGAATATTTAACCTTCTTCCTGTGCCGCCACTGGACGGGGCCAAGATTCTGGAAGGGGTGCTTCCTGCGCAACAGGCGTATCAGTTTTCTAAACTGGAGCCTTACGGTTTCATAATCCTCATGATACTCATCTTCACGAGAGTCCTGGACTACATTATCATTCCTCCCATCCGTCTGATTGTGAGCTTCCTATTACCAGGCTTGAGCTGATCGCATGTCCTATGAAATCAAGCTGGAGGTTTTTGAAGGTCCCCTGGACTTGCTTCTCCATCTGATTCACAAGAATGAAGTCAGCATTACCGATATTCCCATCGCCTTGATTACCCAACAGTACCTGGAAACCATTGAGCTGATGAAATCGCTCAACCTGGATGTTGCGGGAGAATACCTCATCATGGCGGCGTATCTCACCCATATCAAATCCCAAATGCTTCTGCCTGCCGATGAATCCGAAGAAGAAGGCTCAGAACAGATTGCAGATCCGAGAGACGAGCTGGTAGCTCACCTGCTGGAATACAAGCGGTACAAGGAAGTTGCTGAAATGCTCGGCACCATGCCTCAACTGGAAAGCGACGTATTTGCACGGGAATCCGCTGAAGACTCCGAGGAAATTCCCAAGTCGCATCAACCGCTTGAAGTTCGGTTATCGGATCTCCTGTCAGCGCTCCGGGACGTTTTGGAACGTACCCCCAGGCGCGATCTCATGGAATTGCAGCCGGAAACGCTTCTCGTGAAGGACAAAATTATCGAAATATTGGATCGGCTCGGTTCCCGGCCCTGGATCACGTTTCAGTCTCTTTTCGATAAGGACGAATCTCGACGAAACGTGCTGACCACTTTCCTCGCGCTTCTCGAAATCGTAAAGCTGCAGCTCGTGCGAATCTATCAGGAGGTTCCATACGGGACTATTCTGATTTCCAGAAGGGAAGGTGAGGAGGCGAAAACAGCAGGAGATGCGGCGGAAACAATCGATTCGGCTGAATGATGACCGTGCCGACCTCTAAACGATCGGCACGGAAACAAATCAGACTTCTTTGACTGTTATTGCCTCTTCAGGGCAGACTGATACGCACGATTCGCAACCCAGACAATCTGCAGGATTGGCTACTACGGTTTCATTGTTGTCCACCACCAAAACGTCAGCCGGACAGATATCCACACATTCACCACACTGCTTACACTTTCCTTCAGCTATCTCGGGAACAAACATCCAATTCCACCTCTGATTCTTGGTATGCATGAGGCTTCTTCTCCGGGACGTGTGATGTCAGTCCCAGGTACCTACCGCTGATGCCAGGGAATTTGTCCGGCTCAGAGCCTCATTGGTCGTGACCTGTAATTCTACATCAAAGAAGTACCAAGTCAATGAACAACCTGCCGCGCAAATGCTAAATTCTAAGTAACAATCGTACGGAAGCTTTTTTCATCTTGATCGAGCTTCTAACCCACTCTGCGGAGCGAACCGTTCCCGCAACTCATTGACAAAAGAAGATTCACGATGTTACCTTTTGATGAAGGCACAGACATGAGGCGT
The sequence above is a segment of the Desulfomonile tiedjei DSM 6799 genome. Coding sequences within it:
- a CDS encoding antibiotic biosynthesis monooxygenase family protein, whose translation is MAVTLINAFEVPPGKEQEALEFWERVAEFMKRQPGYISTRLHRAIVPWARFHLINIAEWQSAEDFQAVIGSEEFKELTEPYSEIFPHYPGLYEVIRT
- a CDS encoding site-2 protease family protein; translated protein: MDITDIFRWLQRLALLAPGFLLAVTVHEFTHGYVAYRLGDPTAKAMGRLTFNPISHLDLFGTIVLVLTGMIGWAKPVPVDPRYLRHPRRDMLWISLGGPAANLVTAIALSLVLYAMILGTGGQVGPSAAYILIPLVGILQKGILINVGLGIFNLLPVPPLDGAKILEGVLPAQQAYQFSKLEPYGFIILMILIFTRVLDYIIIPPIRLIVSFLLPGLS
- a CDS encoding ATP-binding protein, yielding MHTKNQRWNWMFVPEIAEGKCKQCGECVDICPADVLVVDNNETVVANPADCLGCESCVSVCPEEAITVKEV
- a CDS encoding segregation and condensation protein A; this encodes MSYEIKLEVFEGPLDLLLHLIHKNEVSITDIPIALITQQYLETIELMKSLNLDVAGEYLIMAAYLTHIKSQMLLPADESEEEGSEQIADPRDELVAHLLEYKRYKEVAEMLGTMPQLESDVFARESAEDSEEIPKSHQPLEVRLSDLLSALRDVLERTPRRDLMELQPETLLVKDKIIEILDRLGSRPWITFQSLFDKDESRRNVLTTFLALLEIVKLQLVRIYQEVPYGTILISRREGEEAKTAGDAAETIDSAE